In Deinococcus puniceus, one genomic interval encodes:
- a CDS encoding DR2241 family protein, with product MRSLVLIGHGSHLNGESAGAVYRYAELIRERGLFDEVVEGYWKEEPSLRQVLKTTASTDVTVIPMFISEGYFTETVIPREMGLGHQGPVPPEGVARVLGGKTVRYTLPYGVHSSMADVILERAREALPDLGDEGTPPTALVVLGHGTTRNENSNRVVYENAERLRHTGLFSEVEALFLDEDPKVGLWPERVRAPRVVVVPFFASEGWHTLETIPEDMGLTGAVTVFPQNPHGTQTVYYARPVGTHARIAEVILQLAEEARGTGGRGGDEDRLHAQAWAAFMTMARRGMRVGEVMITPQLGMFEVRHALDEGIPGGDLTTTVTPEGLRDHTRRDEGGHHRPVHTLRNLPRGWRAVLSETDLPRAMHALYPAIVEEGYAHQQHALRATPWATTARRQTGIYAKVQKATPEQVEHVAEDVCSGCLRTRLWASEQLPRTFFDGVPGAIPCAEACTYLVAEVREEVSGKRGSGSGHSH from the coding sequence ATGCGTTCTCTCGTCCTGATCGGTCATGGTTCCCACCTCAACGGCGAGTCGGCGGGCGCGGTCTACCGGTACGCCGAACTGATTCGCGAGCGCGGCCTCTTTGATGAAGTGGTGGAAGGGTACTGGAAAGAAGAACCCTCTCTGCGGCAAGTGCTGAAAACTACTGCCAGCACGGATGTTACGGTCATTCCCATGTTCATCAGCGAGGGGTATTTTACCGAAACGGTGATCCCGCGTGAGATGGGGTTAGGCCACCAAGGGCCAGTGCCGCCCGAAGGCGTAGCCCGCGTGCTGGGCGGCAAAACCGTGCGCTATACCCTGCCCTACGGCGTGCATTCCAGCATGGCCGACGTGATTCTGGAGCGGGCGCGGGAAGCCCTGCCCGATCTGGGCGATGAAGGCACGCCGCCCACCGCCTTGGTGGTGCTGGGCCACGGCACGACGCGCAACGAAAACAGCAACCGCGTGGTGTACGAAAACGCCGAGCGGCTGCGGCACACGGGCCTGTTTTCGGAAGTGGAAGCCCTGTTTTTGGATGAAGACCCCAAGGTGGGCCTCTGGCCGGAGCGGGTGCGTGCGCCGCGTGTGGTGGTGGTGCCCTTCTTTGCCTCCGAGGGCTGGCACACGCTGGAAACCATCCCCGAAGATATGGGCCTGACGGGGGCCGTGACCGTCTTTCCCCAGAACCCACACGGCACGCAGACCGTGTATTACGCCCGCCCAGTGGGCACGCACGCCCGCATTGCCGAAGTGATTTTGCAACTGGCCGAGGAAGCACGCGGCACGGGCGGACGCGGCGGCGACGAAGACCGGCTGCATGCCCAAGCGTGGGCCGCCTTTATGACGATGGCGCGGCGCGGGATGCGTGTGGGCGAAGTGATGATCACGCCGCAACTGGGCATGTTCGAGGTACGCCACGCCCTTGATGAGGGCATTCCCGGCGGCGACCTGACCACCACCGTGACGCCCGAAGGCCTGCGCGACCACACCCGGCGCGACGAGGGCGGCCACCACCGCCCGGTGCATACCCTCCGCAATCTGCCGCGTGGCTGGCGTGCTGTGCTGAGCGAAACCGATTTGCCCCGCGCCATGCACGCGCTGTATCCGGCGATTGTGGAAGAAGGCTACGCGCACCAGCAACACGCGCTACGGGCCACGCCCTGGGCCACTACCGCCCGCCGCCAAACCGGGATTTATGCCAAGGTGCAAAAAGCCACGCCGGAACAGGTGGAGCATGTGGCCGAGGACGTGTGCAGCGGGTGCCTCCGCACGCGCCTGTGGGCCTCAGAGCAGTTGCCGCGCACCTTCTTCGACGGTGTACCGGGGGCCATTCCGTGCGCCGAAGCCTGCACCTACCTGGTGGCCGAAGTGCGCGAAGAAGTGAGTGGCAAGCGGGGGAGCGGGTCAGGGCATAGTCACTGA